In Rubrivirga marina, the following are encoded in one genomic region:
- a CDS encoding malectin domain-containing carbohydrate-binding protein produces MSRLIHLTSAAVLVASFLVAPITLGQAPLLRFENLDGAPFPDRLVMSRIGTLASPPPANGVHDVSKVRLHNDGTGPLTVSSLSVSGAFELATSPTLPLTVAAGGSTDVSVRFIAESGTQSGGTRGPHLGYLTIGSDDPSTPSAVVTLRGYWQNLSENNKEPSLVQLIEQLFGYGTKILRSGESVVSQGRIERVGDEVISPFWRAADPDQPVSVQQLAAYHVCCTDGDPLFWYERGTTATTQIVRHNAADGQTVLPRRAGSSVALAIGTFTPGLTEFGFRTGNEWSDPFKNDATPDDCSGGIGTCGQHVRFWPAKDPSGTVIPDSYFLTMDFAGINYDFNDNVYLISNIAPVTPVATSGTVRLNAGGPEVTTGEKTFGANAFATNGQSYTPTCDLGDIAGTTDDDLYRTELEPVPTGPRAFAYNVPVSNGPYTVRLHFAEIYWGSCEAPAATVGKRVFSVTVEGQSVLTNLDIFAEVGVRAALVKTFQTTVTGNMLNVSFLASANNPMLSAIEIVPGGPTDPSIVVDGNRGFRYLGTPSLGVTVDDLAAQNLVRGVPGYYPPAIPPNLYTSYDATSASWNVSAGTGEVLTPGQAFRWFMYDRNVGNPAVSRSVELPFTLSTDFAPNAADVTVELQTGGSRFNYLANPFGVDLDVTGIFGWPGGDNVAPIFGVEVFDDLTLSWKPAVGSIAPWAAFRIRAKGPFLNGDPRTLTIPASATLSGAQQADRQVVATADREAGVVRLAFALDGRSLDGQPLADRSFAVAFTDDARTSLDEADAPKSAPLAEASLTLGARIDGRLVGVDARPFVAGEVPLALDARGAARELTLSWDATALPAGLPVTLVDLATGAEVDVRTQTSYAFQAASRPALSEDEVAGLGELADGAAAMDRFVLRIGTVLTDAEAVRALALTTIAPNPLSSTARVAFDVPTSGRARVSVVDVRGREVAVLVDGVVEAGRHEAVLDGSGLAAGVYLVRLEADGRVVTRQAAVVR; encoded by the coding sequence ATGTCCCGACTGATCCACCTCACGAGTGCGGCCGTCCTGGTCGCATCGTTCCTCGTCGCCCCCATCACCCTCGGACAGGCCCCCCTGCTCCGGTTCGAGAACCTCGACGGGGCGCCGTTCCCGGACCGCCTCGTCATGAGCCGGATCGGGACGCTGGCGAGCCCGCCGCCCGCCAACGGCGTCCACGACGTCTCGAAGGTCCGGCTCCACAACGACGGCACGGGCCCGCTCACGGTCTCGTCCCTCTCGGTGTCCGGCGCGTTCGAACTGGCCACGTCGCCGACGCTCCCGCTGACCGTCGCCGCCGGCGGGTCGACGGACGTCTCAGTCCGCTTCATCGCCGAGAGCGGGACGCAGAGCGGCGGTACCCGCGGGCCGCACCTCGGATACCTCACGATCGGTTCCGACGACCCGAGCACGCCGAGCGCCGTCGTCACGCTCCGGGGGTACTGGCAGAATCTCTCAGAGAACAACAAAGAACCGAGCCTGGTCCAACTCATCGAGCAACTGTTCGGGTACGGGACGAAGATTCTCCGGTCCGGTGAGAGCGTCGTCAGCCAAGGCCGGATCGAGCGGGTCGGGGACGAAGTGATCTCGCCGTTCTGGCGCGCGGCCGACCCCGACCAGCCGGTGTCCGTCCAGCAACTCGCGGCATACCACGTGTGCTGCACCGACGGCGACCCCCTGTTCTGGTACGAGCGGGGGACGACCGCGACGACCCAGATCGTCCGCCACAACGCGGCCGATGGGCAGACCGTCCTCCCCCGCCGCGCCGGGAGCAGTGTGGCCCTCGCCATCGGCACGTTCACCCCTGGCCTGACCGAGTTCGGGTTCCGTACGGGCAACGAGTGGAGCGACCCGTTCAAGAACGACGCGACGCCCGATGACTGTTCAGGAGGGATCGGCACGTGCGGCCAGCACGTTCGGTTCTGGCCAGCTAAGGACCCCTCGGGGACGGTGATCCCTGACTCGTATTTCCTGACGATGGACTTCGCGGGGATCAACTACGACTTCAACGACAACGTCTACCTCATCTCGAACATCGCCCCGGTCACTCCGGTAGCCACGTCCGGGACGGTCCGCCTGAACGCCGGCGGCCCGGAGGTCACGACCGGAGAGAAGACGTTCGGGGCGAACGCGTTCGCGACGAACGGCCAGAGCTACACGCCGACGTGCGACCTCGGCGACATCGCGGGGACGACGGACGACGACCTCTACCGGACGGAGCTCGAGCCGGTCCCGACGGGGCCCCGGGCCTTCGCCTACAACGTCCCGGTCTCGAACGGACCGTACACGGTCCGGCTCCACTTCGCCGAGATCTACTGGGGGAGCTGCGAGGCCCCGGCGGCGACCGTCGGGAAGCGCGTGTTCTCGGTGACGGTGGAGGGCCAGTCGGTCCTGACCAACCTCGACATCTTCGCCGAGGTCGGGGTCCGGGCGGCCCTCGTCAAGACGTTCCAGACGACGGTCACGGGGAACATGCTCAACGTGTCGTTCCTGGCCAGCGCGAACAACCCGATGCTCTCGGCCATCGAGATCGTCCCGGGCGGGCCCACCGACCCGTCGATCGTGGTCGATGGCAACCGCGGGTTCCGTTACCTCGGCACGCCGTCACTCGGCGTGACCGTCGACGACCTTGCGGCGCAGAACCTCGTCCGTGGCGTTCCGGGGTATTACCCGCCCGCCATTCCGCCGAACCTCTACACGAGCTACGACGCCACCTCGGCCTCGTGGAACGTGTCGGCCGGCACCGGCGAGGTCCTCACCCCGGGCCAGGCCTTCCGGTGGTTCATGTACGACCGGAACGTCGGCAACCCCGCCGTCTCGCGCTCGGTCGAGCTCCCGTTCACGCTCTCGACCGACTTCGCCCCCAACGCGGCCGACGTGACGGTCGAGCTCCAGACGGGCGGGTCCCGGTTCAACTACCTCGCCAACCCGTTCGGGGTCGATCTCGACGTGACGGGCATCTTCGGGTGGCCCGGCGGCGACAACGTCGCCCCGATCTTCGGTGTCGAAGTCTTCGACGACCTCACGCTCTCGTGGAAGCCGGCGGTCGGCTCGATCGCCCCGTGGGCGGCGTTCCGGATCCGGGCCAAGGGCCCGTTCCTCAACGGCGACCCGCGGACGCTGACGATCCCAGCCTCGGCCACGCTCTCGGGCGCCCAGCAGGCCGACCGCCAGGTGGTGGCCACGGCGGACCGTGAGGCCGGCGTCGTCCGCCTCGCGTTCGCCCTCGACGGCCGGTCCCTCGACGGCCAGCCCCTCGCCGACCGGTCGTTCGCCGTCGCGTTCACCGACGACGCCCGGACCTCCCTCGACGAGGCCGACGCGCCGAAGTCCGCGCCGCTCGCCGAGGCCTCCCTCACGCTTGGAGCCCGAATCGACGGCCGGCTCGTCGGCGTCGACGCCCGGCCGTTCGTGGCCGGCGAGGTCCCGCTCGCCCTCGACGCCCGCGGGGCCGCCCGCGAGCTCACGCTCTCATGGGACGCCACGGCCCTCCCGGCCGGGCTCCCCGTCACGCTCGTCGACCTCGCGACCGGCGCCGAGGTCGACGTCCGCACTCAGACGAGCTACGCGTTTCAGGCAGCATCGCGCCCGGCTCTCTCGGAGGACGAGGTCGCCGGCCTCGGCGAGCTTGCCGACGGGGCCGCCGCGATGGACCGGTTCGTCCTCCGGATCGGGACCGTCCTCACCGACGCCGAGGCGGTCAGAGCCCTCGCGCTCACGACCATCGCGCCGAACCCGCTGTCCTCGACGGCCCGCGTCGCGTTCGATGTCCCGACATCGGGCCGGGCCCGCGTGTCGGTCGTCGACGTCCGGGGCCGGGAGGTCGCCGTGCTCGTCGACGGGGTCGTCGAGGCGGGCCGTCACGAGGCGGTCCTCGACGGGTCGGGCCTGGCGGCGGGGGTGTACCTCGTCCGGCTCGAGGCCGACGGGCGGGTCGTGACGCGGCAGGCCGCCGTCGTTCGGTAA
- a CDS encoding glycosyltransferase: MTAPRTALLYSNALLPYSETFIRDHGASLTRYRPVYAGCRRVEGLELDAPVEVLNAGRLDGGANEVRFKMTGHAPAFVERLRAHDPALLHAHFGGCAAVALPLADTLGIPFVVTFHGVDATRTLRDRLRAPTLTSQLYLLREQRLQKRADAVLVVANYMRDLLLARGFPEDKVRVHYLGIDTEAFAPDRSGVPPPLVLFVGRMVEKKGATYLLRAMAKVRADVPEAELVVIGDGPLRASLEREAAALVPGARFLGRRPPAEVREWMNRARVLSVPSIVAKSGDREGLGIVFLEAQSVGTPVVTFPTGGVPEALDDGASGFLVPEKDVEALAARITSLLTDDALWASMSERGIAWVRERFDIRRQARALESLYDELTERQPATAVRASHRPLVASEL, translated from the coding sequence ATGACCGCTCCTCGCACCGCCCTCCTCTACTCGAACGCGCTCCTCCCGTACTCGGAGACGTTCATCCGCGACCACGGGGCGTCGCTCACGCGGTACCGCCCCGTGTACGCCGGCTGCCGCCGCGTCGAGGGGCTCGAGCTGGACGCCCCGGTCGAGGTCCTCAACGCCGGGAGGCTGGACGGGGGGGCGAACGAGGTCCGGTTCAAGATGACGGGCCACGCGCCGGCCTTCGTCGAGCGGCTCCGGGCCCACGACCCCGCCCTCCTCCACGCCCACTTCGGGGGCTGCGCAGCCGTCGCGCTCCCCCTCGCCGACACGCTCGGGATCCCGTTCGTGGTCACGTTCCACGGGGTCGACGCCACGCGGACGCTCCGGGACCGGCTTCGCGCGCCGACCCTCACGTCTCAGTTGTACCTCCTCCGCGAGCAGCGCCTCCAGAAGCGTGCCGACGCGGTCCTCGTCGTCGCGAACTACATGCGCGACCTCCTCCTCGCGCGGGGCTTCCCCGAGGACAAGGTCCGCGTTCACTACCTCGGGATCGACACGGAGGCGTTCGCGCCGGACCGGTCGGGCGTCCCGCCGCCGCTCGTCCTGTTCGTCGGCCGGATGGTCGAGAAGAAGGGGGCGACGTACCTCCTGCGGGCGATGGCAAAGGTGCGGGCGGACGTGCCCGAGGCGGAGCTGGTCGTCATCGGCGACGGGCCGCTGCGGGCGTCGCTGGAGCGGGAGGCCGCGGCGCTGGTCCCCGGCGCGCGGTTCCTCGGGCGCCGCCCGCCGGCCGAGGTCCGGGAGTGGATGAACCGGGCCCGGGTGCTCAGCGTGCCTAGCATCGTGGCCAAGTCGGGGGACCGTGAGGGGCTGGGGATCGTGTTCCTCGAGGCCCAGTCGGTCGGGACGCCCGTCGTGACGTTCCCGACGGGCGGCGTGCCCGAGGCGCTCGACGACGGGGCGTCGGGCTTCCTCGTCCCGGAGAAGGACGTCGAGGCCCTGGCGGCGCGGATCACGTCCCTCCTCACGGACGACGCGCTGTGGGCGTCGATGAGCGAGCGCGGGATCGCCTGGGTCCGCGAGCGGTTCGACATCCGGCGGCAGGCGCGCGCGCTCGAGTCGCTCTACGACGAGCTCACGGAGCGCCAGCCCGCGACTGCCGTCCGCGCGTCCCACCGGCCGCTGGTGGCCTCCGAGCTATGA
- a CDS encoding glycosyltransferase family 2 protein translates to MSVRVSVIVPAYNVEPYLRRAVTSALGQTEPSVEILVVDDGSTDGTLAVARSLEGPRVRVFESEGNLGPSAARNRAIEAAQGEWVAVLDADDWYAPVRLARLLAVAYEEAADLVIDDQHIVADGDDRPFTTQFETSGTPLTERQIVDPVAFVRSNRPGFGSLRYGSGKALMRRAFLDAHVLRYDERVRGVEDSVLYVRCLARGARFVVVPEAYYYRRKREGSITAGLIRMIENDVDVNALVLEEPEIQAVPELAEALRERLAEARSHLAYQRLLAAARSGAFGEAVAVAAGHPAVVPFGVRKLAHRLVGPGRLGAD, encoded by the coding sequence ATGAGTGTCCGCGTCTCCGTCATCGTCCCCGCCTACAACGTCGAGCCGTACCTCCGGCGGGCCGTGACTTCCGCCCTGGGACAGACCGAGCCGTCCGTCGAGATCCTCGTCGTCGACGACGGGTCGACCGACGGGACGCTCGCCGTGGCGCGGTCGCTGGAGGGGCCCCGCGTCCGGGTGTTCGAGAGCGAGGGCAACCTCGGCCCGAGCGCCGCGCGGAACCGAGCCATCGAGGCCGCGCAGGGGGAGTGGGTCGCCGTCCTCGACGCCGACGACTGGTACGCGCCGGTCCGCCTCGCGCGGCTCCTCGCCGTCGCCTATGAGGAGGCGGCCGACCTCGTCATCGACGACCAGCACATCGTAGCCGACGGCGACGACCGGCCGTTCACGACCCAGTTCGAAACGTCGGGGACGCCGCTCACCGAGCGCCAGATCGTGGACCCCGTCGCGTTCGTGCGCTCGAACCGCCCAGGGTTCGGGAGCCTCCGGTATGGGAGCGGGAAGGCGCTCATGCGACGGGCGTTCCTCGACGCCCACGTGCTGCGGTACGACGAGCGAGTCCGCGGCGTGGAGGACTCCGTGCTGTACGTGCGGTGCCTGGCCCGCGGCGCGCGGTTCGTCGTCGTGCCCGAGGCCTACTACTACCGGCGGAAGCGGGAGGGCTCGATCACGGCCGGGCTCATCCGGATGATCGAGAACGACGTGGACGTGAACGCCCTCGTCCTGGAGGAGCCGGAGATTCAGGCGGTCCCCGAATTGGCGGAGGCGCTCCGCGAGCGTCTGGCCGAGGCCCGGAGCCACCTCGCGTACCAACGCCTGCTGGCGGCGGCCCGGTCGGGCGCCTTCGGCGAGGCCGTGGCCGTCGCGGCGGGGCACCCCGCCGTGGTCCCGTTCGGGGTCCGGAAGCTGGCGCACCGGCTGGTCGGGCCCGGTCGGCTCGGGGCGGACTGA